A region from the Polaribacter sp. Hel1_33_78 genome encodes:
- a CDS encoding DUF6268 family outer membrane beta-barrel protein, translated as MKRSLVLLLIIGSVSFVAAQETLDILTVSGHFGKPQPFEAESPFTGETTERGAMVNLVVPIVLNEKQIWYNSVNYMQWNVNNNINMTDNIANPIKVHGLILRTGLIQKLSNGNSIQVLFSPRLMTDFRNIDSRHFQFGGTFIYEKVYHKRLKIGYGILYNQETFGPNVVPLVNLEWKISERWSMSGLLPIYSKVKYKVNEKLNVGIHHFGLVTSYRLGEETYQNDYIERRSIDLGLFARYNIVGGIHIEGRYGYSFGRSYSQYNQDDKIDLALPLATIGDNRTQLNESSNFSNGAYAHVRLVYAIKL; from the coding sequence ATGAAAAGAAGTTTAGTTTTATTATTGATTATAGGCTCAGTGTCGTTTGTTGCTGCTCAAGAAACATTAGATATATTAACGGTATCAGGACATTTTGGTAAACCACAACCTTTTGAAGCCGAATCTCCTTTCACAGGAGAAACAACTGAAAGAGGAGCTATGGTTAATTTAGTTGTTCCAATTGTATTGAATGAAAAACAAATTTGGTATAACAGTGTTAATTATATGCAGTGGAATGTTAATAATAATATTAATATGACTGATAATATAGCTAACCCAATCAAGGTACATGGACTTATTTTAAGAACAGGATTAATTCAGAAACTTTCAAACGGAAATTCTATTCAAGTGCTTTTTAGCCCTAGGTTAATGACTGATTTTAGAAATATAGATTCTAGACACTTCCAATTTGGAGGTACATTTATTTATGAAAAAGTGTATCATAAGAGATTGAAAATCGGTTACGGAATCTTGTATAACCAAGAAACATTTGGTCCTAATGTAGTTCCTTTGGTGAACCTAGAATGGAAAATTTCTGAAAGATGGTCTATGTCAGGTTTACTTCCAATTTATTCTAAAGTTAAATACAAAGTAAACGAAAAATTAAATGTAGGAATACATCATTTTGGCTTGGTAACTTCATATCGTTTGGGAGAAGAAACTTATCAGAATGACTATATAGAAAGAAGAAGTATCGATTTAGGTTTATTTGCTAGATACAATATTGTGGGTGGAATTCATATAGAAGGTAGATATGGATATTCTTTTGGTAGAAGTTACTCTCAGTATAATCAAGATGACAAAATTGATTTGGCTTTGCCACTTGCAACAATTGGAGATAATAGAACTCAGCTAAATGAAAGTTCTAATTTTAGTAATGGAGCATATGCACACGTAAGATTAGTATACGCAATTAAATTATAA